Proteins encoded within one genomic window of Flavobacterium sp. NG2:
- a CDS encoding gliding motility-associated C-terminal domain-containing protein — protein MTEKTTKSILERLRPFFTSKTSQLILLTCFFVSTIAQTVLQLDIGKNRSTISTQALAVDPLDIDGDGVPNNIDLDDDNDGILDVDESKVNYVTLDGFSPFSPSTIPSSGLVVGNRLIKPNALSSLGFTYDAIVEITGVSLGTSGRVTIESTGNIVIQNVNAVENPYFTYSLKFVPAGSASASGPITPSTVGHITLSLADIDGDGTTRPFGEVVGYANTNNIKGAPIVGSTLTAAGFTFGNTGIGGPGTNFNYYRPAALTSTVGIPNHSNSDYNNANYSLILSYDSHTESNYVFGITGTYTTLVGERKTIMLASIGNATDTDLDGIPNIYDLDSDNDGCSDSNEYYFSNTAAAPGQQYGMTNGAVAPVDSQGRVLGASYYGTYDLAIIPSKVNAPSDQLLATGVTTATFTATTQGLSTNPTYKWQLSTNGEANWSDISNGGNYSGANTINLNITGVTLAMKDYRYRVLVTSDDYLCGTITSLSGKLGFLNIPPIANNDNATTLMGTSVIVPVASNDTDSDGTINATTIDLDPLTADIQTSFTVTGQGTYTANSNGTVTFVPVATFKGNSSISYVIQDNLGAVSNVGTIQVVVTSCFDNPNLDCDNDGLSNSAEVSRGTDPANPDSDGDGVIDGTEVTDNTNPLDPCNSNQSHATLPKSGLYLSTSCDIEIFNGVSPLSNDEDNRVFMIRNIEKYPNNSLQIYNRWGVVVYEANGYGIGNKYFRGVSEGRTTVSASTELPEGTYFYALKYVNSNGETKERSGYLYINR, from the coding sequence ATGACAGAAAAAACAACAAAATCAATTTTGGAAAGGCTTAGGCCTTTTTTTACGTCAAAAACTTCACAGTTAATTCTTCTGACGTGTTTTTTTGTATCGACAATAGCTCAAACAGTCTTACAATTGGATATAGGCAAAAACAGAAGTACTATTTCGACTCAAGCTCTAGCTGTAGATCCACTAGATATTGATGGAGATGGAGTTCCCAATAATATTGATTTAGATGATGATAATGATGGGATTTTAGATGTAGATGAGTCAAAAGTAAATTATGTAACATTAGATGGTTTTTCTCCCTTTAGCCCCTCCACAATCCCTTCAAGCGGATTAGTAGTTGGAAACAGACTGATAAAACCAAATGCACTTAGCTCTTTAGGCTTTACTTATGATGCTATAGTCGAAATAACAGGCGTATCACTAGGCACATCAGGAAGAGTTACTATCGAATCAACAGGAAATATAGTAATTCAAAATGTAAATGCTGTTGAAAACCCATACTTCACTTATTCACTTAAATTTGTACCTGCAGGCTCAGCATCTGCTTCAGGGCCTATAACACCTTCAACTGTTGGACATATCACATTATCTCTTGCAGATATAGATGGCGATGGAACTACAAGACCCTTCGGAGAAGTTGTAGGATACGCAAACACAAACAACATAAAAGGAGCTCCTATTGTAGGGTCAACTTTAACAGCAGCTGGTTTTACTTTTGGGAACACTGGCATTGGAGGTCCTGGAACCAACTTTAATTATTATAGACCAGCAGCATTAACTTCAACTGTTGGTATTCCTAATCATTCAAATTCTGACTATAACAATGCTAATTACAGTTTAATTCTTTCATATGATTCACATACTGAAAGTAATTATGTTTTTGGTATCACTGGAACGTACACAACCTTAGTTGGTGAAAGAAAAACAATAATGTTAGCTAGTATAGGAAATGCTACGGATACTGACTTAGATGGAATTCCAAATATTTATGATTTAGATTCAGATAACGATGGTTGTTCGGATTCAAATGAATATTATTTTTCTAACACAGCTGCAGCACCAGGACAACAATATGGTATGACTAATGGAGCAGTAGCGCCAGTAGATTCTCAAGGTAGAGTTCTAGGCGCATCCTATTATGGAACCTATGATTTAGCAATTATACCTAGCAAAGTCAATGCACCCTCAGATCAATTATTAGCCACAGGTGTAACAACAGCTACCTTCACAGCAACAACACAAGGCCTATCAACTAACCCAACCTATAAATGGCAGTTAAGCACAAATGGAGAAGCAAACTGGTCCGATATTTCAAATGGAGGTAATTATAGTGGTGCCAACACCATTAATTTAAACATCACTGGTGTAACTCTTGCGATGAAGGACTATAGATACAGAGTTTTAGTAACATCAGATGACTACTTATGTGGAACTATCACTTCATTGTCTGGTAAACTAGGTTTCTTGAACATTCCACCAATAGCTAATAACGATAATGCTACGACATTAATGGGAACTTCAGTGATTGTTCCAGTAGCAAGTAACGATACTGATAGTGATGGAACTATTAATGCGACAACAATAGATCTAGACCCATTAACAGCTGATATTCAAACTTCATTTACTGTTACAGGTCAAGGAACATATACTGCTAATAGCAATGGAACTGTAACATTTGTTCCAGTAGCTACTTTCAAAGGAAACTCATCTATAAGTTATGTTATTCAAGATAATTTAGGGGCAGTATCCAATGTAGGTACGATACAAGTAGTAGTAACATCTTGTTTTGATAATCCAAATTTAGACTGCGACAATGATGGTTTATCAAATTCAGCGGAGGTCAGCAGAGGAACAGACCCTGCAAATCCAGATTCCGATGGAGACGGAGTAATTGACGGCACAGAGGTTACAGATAACACTAACCCTTTAGATCCTTGTAATTCAAACCAATCACATGCAACACTTCCAAAGTCAGGACTTTATTTATCCACAAGTTGTGATATCGAAATTTTTAATGGAGTCTCTCCTTTAAGTAATGATGAGGACAACAGAGTCTTTATGATTAGAAATATTGAAAAATACCCTAATAACTCACTACAAATATATAACCGATGGGGAGTTGTTGTTTATGAGGCAAATGGTTATGGAATTGGAAATAAATATTTCAGAGGAGTATCAGAAGGTAGAACTACGGTATCCGCATCCACTGAATTACCAGAAGGGACATATTTTTACGCACTTAAGTATGTAAATTCTAATGGAGAAACAAAGGAACGTTCAGGGTATCTATACATCAATCGATAA
- a CDS encoding T9SS type B sorting domain-containing protein, whose amino-acid sequence MKKIIVLSFILIGVFNSYSQLSKTHYIPPLTTASNVVPSDHYLYISTPTVGWVNLTITPIGGTPITAQVRNGLPYVLSIGTGINTPLFVDNANFGINLNKGYIIEAAEEVFVSARVKASGSDHAGGLVSKGTSGLGKEFRLGGFLNPNAGDTRNTNFASILATENNTIVTITNLGAGAQFPDGSLIPVPLTVTLQKNETYVLNLSRINGSAISNSSKMIGGLVQTNKLVVVNCGSIAGSNNTTTNGRDLGFDQIVSYEKTGKEYIFVRGGGTTSNSYERVLLIANKPNTEIYLNGSTTPFTTLANPGDYIALDGSSYINGNMYVNTSEAVFAYQSVTANNSEPEKKQNMFFVPPLNCATPKIVNNIPLIDKIGTLTFTGNVNIVTEAGSTVTINGVNTTATPIAVTGKTSPSFVRYSVSLTGNVKIESTSQLYVSYNGVNNDASYGGYYSGFDTKPVVSYPPVSATSLCIPNVTLTATVTNPADTFTWYVNSILDNNPANNTPISGNNTSIMTPSIPGYYTVKRTVTGCDSLLSDPIPVSVCATDSDGDLVNDNIDNDNDNDGITNCTESYGDVPVNTLTYTAGTITAGTGAYSNSFTGIRTTSSQATAVPYAGNADGTFVTSVPAGSFNWVSYEMIFANPITIGIDYAPTTLPANYLNTDSDYILNSDIGRTITVLNPDDQLLIDTNYDGIYESGVKEFTSFEIRFKINGATSLNPAIATFKFFSYLANKIKFTHKNLSYTNTTNSSLRFFAACVPKDSDGDGIPDQLDADSDNDGILDIVEAQAGNKVLANLDANKNGLDDNFEPFTAPVDTDGDGVPDYLDLDSDNDGILDSAEKAIDTDNDGIKNFRDLDSDGDLCNDVIEAGFTDANGDGILGNVPATIDARGKVTSGTDGYTTPNGNYLVSAPIVITTQPQVSTDCTTQSAVINIADNGGNSYLWQVSSDNGVTWTSVSNNATYSGATTNTLTISAATNGYKYRVELSKTGNSCPVLSSEVTLNLSGSPVVTDVTMVQCDTDLDGKMAFDLTSKEPQISANYTVETFKYYTSQAGANSANPAELISNPAGYTNATAHNMNVWARVENAAGCSNVAKIALQVGAKIPTGFVFASPPAPVCDDAVQDGITSFNLTTTKAAFEALFPATGYTVSFYSNQADATAQTSPISNLSNYRNTIANTQPIWVRVNNNNTADFGNCYSLGTYFSLNVEALPVANTVNIPRQCDDDQDGKLTFNTSTLESVLLNGQTNKIVTYFDAANNPLKDANGVLITSPFPATFTTSSQTIKAVVTNNTAQSCSAQTAITFTVDPAPIVNNTAITICDTDLDGFASFNLTANNNQISANAASETFDYYTTQAGAMNGTPADLIANKTAFTNTTKHSMDVWARVVSANGCPSVAKITLNVVVAFPSGYNVPITAVCDDDRDGVTTFDISATKTTMEALLPPAGYSIAYYRNQADATAQINAITDISSYRNVGYSNTQQIWVRVNNTLSPSCFSAGPYITLTVEAKPTANPVVVPRQCDDNQDGILTFNTSTLHSTVLNGQTNKIVTYFDQAGNTLPSPFPATFTTASQTIKAVVANNTPQACSDSILIVFTVDVKPVANPVAPLIACDNELDPLLQDGKFPFNTSSVQSAILGNQTGMIVKYFDQAGNALPSPLPNPFLSGTQNITVRVENAANTSCPATESISFVVNPLPNINLNTNGGEDELICSDSPGILLQLNAGIQDNSPISSYTYQWSKNGIDIAGATSYNLNNVNAEGIYRVKVTNASGCSRIRSIKVKASNIATIQSIDIVDFSDINTVTVHATGSGEYGYNLDDISGFYQESIYFYDVQPGIHDVFVKDKNGCGIVSQTIAVVGAPKFFTPNNDGINDTWNVKGIEATANAGSQINIFDRYGKLVKEINTSGPGWDGNYNGYSLPADDYWYTLQLKDGRIIKGHFSLKR is encoded by the coding sequence ATGAAAAAAATAATCGTTCTATCGTTTATATTAATTGGCGTATTTAATTCTTATTCGCAATTAAGTAAGACACACTACATTCCGCCTTTGACTACGGCGTCAAATGTGGTGCCTTCCGATCATTACCTTTACATTTCGACACCAACTGTTGGCTGGGTTAACCTAACAATTACACCCATTGGAGGTACACCTATTACCGCTCAAGTTAGAAATGGTTTGCCATATGTTCTTTCAATTGGTACAGGTATCAATACTCCTTTGTTTGTTGACAATGCAAACTTTGGAATCAATTTGAACAAAGGATACATTATTGAAGCTGCAGAAGAAGTGTTTGTAAGTGCACGTGTAAAAGCTTCAGGAAGTGATCATGCAGGAGGTTTAGTGAGTAAAGGAACAAGTGGGTTAGGTAAGGAATTTAGACTAGGAGGTTTTCTAAATCCAAATGCAGGAGACACAAGAAACACCAATTTTGCTTCTATTCTTGCTACGGAAAATAATACAATTGTAACTATTACCAATCTTGGTGCAGGTGCTCAGTTTCCTGATGGATCATTAATTCCAGTACCGTTGACGGTCACTTTACAAAAGAATGAAACCTATGTTTTGAATTTAAGCCGAATTAATGGAAGTGCTATTAGCAATAGCTCAAAAATGATTGGAGGTTTGGTACAGACTAACAAACTTGTTGTGGTCAATTGTGGGTCAATCGCTGGAAGTAATAACACAACCACAAATGGACGAGATTTAGGTTTTGATCAAATTGTGTCTTATGAAAAAACAGGTAAAGAATATATTTTTGTTAGAGGTGGAGGAACTACCAGTAACAGCTACGAACGTGTTTTATTAATTGCAAACAAACCAAATACAGAAATATACTTAAATGGTAGTACAACGCCATTTACTACTCTTGCGAATCCAGGGGATTATATTGCTCTAGATGGTAGTAGTTATATCAATGGCAATATGTATGTAAATACCTCAGAAGCTGTTTTTGCTTACCAAAGTGTTACTGCTAATAATTCTGAGCCTGAGAAAAAACAAAATATGTTTTTTGTGCCTCCGCTAAACTGTGCTACACCTAAAATAGTAAACAATATTCCTTTAATAGATAAAATAGGGACATTGACTTTTACGGGGAATGTGAATATTGTTACCGAAGCAGGTTCGACCGTTACAATAAACGGAGTCAATACAACTGCTACCCCTATTGCAGTAACAGGCAAAACGAGTCCGAGTTTTGTACGATATTCTGTTTCATTGACTGGAAATGTAAAAATTGAATCGACTTCACAATTATACGTTTCGTACAATGGGGTTAATAACGATGCTTCTTATGGTGGATATTATTCGGGTTTTGATACCAAACCGGTCGTTTCTTATCCGCCAGTTTCTGCAACTTCACTCTGTATTCCTAATGTGACACTAACGGCAACTGTAACAAATCCAGCAGACACTTTTACGTGGTACGTAAACTCGATTTTAGACAACAATCCTGCTAATAATACCCCCATATCTGGAAACAACACCAGTATAATGACCCCTTCGATTCCAGGTTATTATACTGTCAAAAGAACCGTGACTGGTTGCGACTCACTTTTATCAGATCCGATTCCGGTTAGTGTTTGTGCAACAGATAGCGATGGAGATCTTGTGAATGATAATATTGATAACGATAATGATAATGACGGAATTACAAATTGTACAGAATCATATGGAGATGTGCCTGTAAATACTTTAACTTATACAGCTGGTACGATAACAGCTGGTACGGGAGCATATTCCAATAGCTTTACAGGAATACGTACTACTTCCTCTCAAGCTACTGCTGTTCCATATGCTGGAAATGCTGATGGAACCTTTGTAACAAGTGTACCTGCAGGCTCATTCAATTGGGTGTCTTATGAAATGATTTTTGCTAATCCTATAACGATTGGGATAGACTACGCACCAACTACACTTCCTGCTAATTATTTGAATACTGATTCGGATTATATTTTAAATTCAGATATTGGCAGAACAATCACGGTTTTAAATCCAGATGATCAATTGTTGATTGATACAAATTATGATGGTATATATGAGAGTGGTGTAAAAGAATTTACCTCATTTGAAATTAGATTTAAAATCAATGGTGCTACCTCATTGAACCCTGCAATAGCAACATTTAAATTTTTTAGTTATTTGGCTAATAAAATTAAATTCACGCATAAAAACTTGTCATATACTAATACGACCAATTCTAGTTTGCGCTTCTTTGCTGCTTGCGTTCCTAAGGATTCGGATGGAGATGGAATACCAGATCAATTAGATGCTGATAGTGATAACGATGGTATTTTGGATATCGTTGAAGCACAAGCTGGGAATAAAGTATTAGCCAATCTAGACGCTAATAAAAATGGACTTGATGATAATTTCGAACCTTTTACTGCGCCGGTTGATACTGACGGTGATGGTGTTCCAGATTATTTGGATTTAGATAGCGATAACGATGGTATTTTAGATTCAGCCGAAAAAGCTATTGATACGGATAATGATGGTATTAAAAATTTTCGTGATTTAGATAGTGATGGAGATTTATGTAATGATGTTATCGAGGCTGGATTTACAGATGCAAATGGCGATGGTATATTAGGCAACGTTCCTGCGACTATAGATGCAAGAGGAAAAGTAACTAGTGGAACAGATGGTTATACCACCCCAAACGGTAATTATCTCGTTTCAGCTCCAATTGTAATCACTACACAACCACAAGTTTCGACAGATTGTACTACGCAGAGTGCTGTCATTAACATAGCTGACAATGGTGGAAACAGTTATCTTTGGCAAGTTTCCTCAGACAATGGTGTAACTTGGACTTCGGTTTCAAATAATGCAACCTATTCTGGAGCAACTACAAATACCTTAACTATTTCTGCAGCTACAAATGGCTATAAATACCGAGTAGAATTGAGTAAAACAGGTAATTCATGTCCTGTACTTTCTTCGGAGGTGACTTTAAATCTAAGTGGCTCCCCAGTAGTGACTGATGTTACTATGGTACAATGTGATACTGATTTAGATGGGAAGATGGCTTTTGATTTAACTTCTAAAGAGCCTCAAATCTCAGCAAATTATACTGTAGAAACGTTTAAATATTATACATCACAAGCAGGTGCAAATAGTGCCAATCCCGCTGAATTAATTTCAAATCCCGCTGGGTATACAAATGCAACAGCACATAATATGAATGTATGGGCAAGAGTTGAAAATGCTGCTGGTTGTTCTAATGTTGCTAAAATTGCACTTCAAGTGGGAGCTAAAATCCCTACTGGATTTGTTTTTGCATCGCCACCAGCGCCGGTTTGCGATGATGCAGTACAAGATGGCATCACTAGTTTTAACTTAACAACAACCAAAGCAGCATTTGAAGCATTATTTCCAGCTACAGGTTATACAGTTTCTTTTTATAGCAATCAAGCTGATGCAACTGCACAAACATCTCCAATAAGCAATCTGTCGAATTATAGAAATACAATTGCCAACACACAACCTATATGGGTTCGAGTGAATAACAACAATACAGCTGATTTTGGTAATTGCTATAGCTTAGGTACGTATTTTTCATTGAATGTAGAAGCTTTACCTGTTGCTAATACTGTTAACATTCCTAGACAATGTGATGACGACCAAGATGGTAAGTTGACTTTTAACACTTCTACTTTAGAGAGTGTTTTATTGAATGGGCAAACCAATAAAATTGTCACTTATTTTGATGCAGCTAACAATCCCCTAAAGGATGCCAATGGTGTTTTAATCACAAGTCCTTTTCCAGCGACTTTTACCACTAGTTCACAAACAATAAAAGCGGTTGTGACAAACAATACCGCACAAAGTTGTTCGGCTCAAACTGCTATTACTTTTACAGTTGATCCAGCTCCAATTGTTAACAACACAGCCATAACAATTTGTGATACAGATTTAGATGGTTTTGCTAGTTTTAATTTGACTGCAAATAATAACCAAATTTCTGCAAATGCTGCGAGTGAAACGTTTGATTATTATACTACTCAGGCTGGTGCTATGAACGGGACTCCTGCAGATTTAATAGCAAATAAAACAGCTTTTACGAATACCACTAAACATAGTATGGATGTTTGGGCTAGGGTCGTGAGCGCTAATGGATGTCCAAGTGTGGCAAAGATTACCTTGAATGTTGTTGTAGCTTTCCCTTCTGGGTACAATGTTCCTATAACAGCAGTTTGTGATGATGATCGAGATGGAGTTACTACTTTTGATATTAGTGCTACAAAAACAACTATGGAGGCGCTTTTGCCTCCTGCTGGATATTCTATTGCTTACTATAGGAATCAAGCAGACGCTACCGCACAAATCAATGCGATAACTGATATTTCAAGTTATAGAAACGTTGGTTACTCAAATACCCAACAAATATGGGTACGCGTTAACAACACTTTAAGTCCTAGTTGTTTTAGTGCTGGTCCTTATATTACTTTAACTGTAGAGGCTAAACCTACTGCAAATCCAGTAGTCGTACCAAGACAATGTGATGATAATCAAGATGGAATATTGACCTTCAATACGAGTACCTTACATAGTACAGTGTTAAACGGACAAACTAATAAGATAGTAACCTATTTTGATCAAGCTGGTAATACTTTGCCAAGTCCATTTCCTGCTACATTTACTACAGCATCACAAACCATTAAAGCAGTAGTGGCTAATAATACGCCACAAGCTTGTTCTGACTCAATACTTATTGTGTTTACGGTTGATGTTAAGCCAGTAGCAAATCCAGTGGCTCCATTAATAGCTTGTGATAATGAGTTGGATCCTTTGTTGCAAGATGGAAAATTTCCTTTTAACACCTCTTCTGTTCAATCTGCTATACTAGGAAATCAAACAGGAATGATCGTTAAATATTTTGATCAAGCGGGTAATGCTTTGCCAAGTCCGCTTCCTAATCCTTTCTTATCAGGAACGCAAAATATAACGGTTAGGGTAGAAAATGCTGCAAATACAAGTTGTCCTGCTACCGAATCGATATCGTTTGTTGTTAATCCGTTGCCTAATATTAACTTGAATACTAATGGTGGAGAAGATGAATTGATTTGTTCTGATAGCCCTGGAATATTATTGCAACTAAATGCAGGAATTCAAGATAATTCACCAATAAGTAGTTATACTTATCAGTGGTCTAAAAACGGTATTGACATAGCAGGAGCAACTTCCTATAATTTGAACAATGTGAATGCCGAAGGGATTTATAGAGTTAAAGTAACCAATGCTTCTGGTTGTAGTAGAATTAGAAGCATCAAAGTGAAGGCTTCAAATATAGCTACCATTCAATCTATCGATATTGTAGATTTTAGCGATATTAACACAGTTACAGTGCATGCAACGGGGTCTGGTGAATATGGTTATAACTTAGATGATATATCAGGGTTTTACCAAGAATCAATTTATTTTTATGATGTTCAGCCTGGAATTCACGATGTATTTGTGAAAGATAAAAATGGTTGTGGAATTGTAAGTCAGACAATTGCTGTAGTAGGTGCTCCAAAGTTCTTTACTCCCAATAATGATGGAATCAACGATACTTGGAATGTAAAAGGTATTGAAGCAACAGCAAATGCAGGTTCACAAATTAATATTTTTGATAGGTATGGGAAATTGGTCAAGGAGATAAATACTTCGGGACCAGGATGGGATGGTAACTACAACGGATACTCCTTACCTGCGGATGATTATTGGTACACTTTGCAATTAAAAGATGGTAGAATAATAAAAGGGCATTTCTCTTTAAAGAGATAA
- the rlmN gene encoding 23S rRNA (adenine(2503)-C(2))-methyltransferase RlmN, translating to MQMEKKDIRALSKEQLRDFFVANGDKSFRGNQVYEWLWSKGAHSFEDMTNLAKATRLMLETNFVINHIKVDTMQRSEDGTVKNAVRLHDGLVVESVLIPTETRTTACVSSQVGCSLDCNFCATARLKRMRNLEPAEIYDQVVAIDRESRLYYNHPLSNIVFMGMGEPLMNYNNVLKAIEMITSEEGLGMSPKRIMVSTSGIPKMIKKMADDEAKFKLAVSLHSAIDEIRARIMPFSANFPLAELRESLEYWYRKTKSKISYEYVVWKGINDNKESVDALVKFCKYVPCKVNLIEYNPIDDGEFQQASEEAINAYIKGLQNIGVVVKVRRSRGKDIDAACGQLANKEV from the coding sequence ATGCAAATGGAAAAAAAAGACATACGCGCCTTATCAAAAGAACAATTACGTGATTTTTTTGTTGCCAATGGTGATAAATCATTCCGTGGGAATCAGGTTTATGAATGGTTGTGGAGCAAGGGAGCTCACAGTTTTGAGGATATGACTAATTTGGCGAAAGCCACAAGATTGATGCTGGAAACTAATTTTGTAATCAATCATATCAAAGTAGATACCATGCAACGGTCCGAAGACGGGACGGTTAAAAATGCGGTTCGTCTACATGACGGTTTAGTGGTGGAATCGGTATTGATACCAACAGAAACACGTACAACTGCCTGTGTTTCTAGTCAAGTAGGTTGCAGTTTAGATTGTAATTTTTGCGCTACAGCACGTTTGAAAAGAATGCGTAACCTAGAACCTGCAGAAATTTATGATCAGGTTGTAGCTATTGATAGAGAGAGTAGGTTGTATTACAATCATCCGTTGTCCAATATTGTTTTTATGGGAATGGGTGAGCCTTTAATGAATTACAACAATGTGTTGAAGGCAATTGAAATGATTACTTCAGAGGAAGGTTTAGGGATGTCTCCTAAGCGTATAATGGTTTCGACTTCAGGAATCCCTAAAATGATTAAAAAAATGGCCGATGATGAGGCGAAATTCAAATTGGCAGTTTCTTTGCATTCGGCTATTGATGAAATCCGAGCACGTATTATGCCGTTTAGTGCTAATTTTCCTTTGGCGGAATTAAGAGAATCCTTGGAATATTGGTACCGAAAAACAAAAAGTAAAATCTCTTATGAATATGTAGTTTGGAAAGGAATCAATGATAATAAAGAATCAGTAGATGCCTTGGTGAAATTTTGTAAGTACGTACCCTGTAAAGTAAATTTAATTGAATACAATCCTATTGACGATGGAGAATTTCAACAAGCTTCAGAAGAAGCAATCAATGCTTACATTAAAGGGTTGCAAAATATAGGAGTCGTTGTAAAAGTACGCCGAAGCCGAGGAAAAGATATTGATGCAGCTTGTGGCCAACTCGCTAACAAAGAAGTATAA
- a CDS encoding polyprenyl synthetase family protein produces the protein MNVTSQIKQPIFNEMELFEKKFHESMTSQVALLNRITYYIVNRKGKQMRPMFVFLTAKMVSAGVVNERTYRGASVIELIHTATLVHDDVVDDSNRRRGFFSINALWKNKIAVLVGDYLLSKGLLLSIDNGDFDLLKIISVAVREMSEGELLQIEKARRLDIVEEVYYEIIRKKTATLIAACCALGAKSVIDDEIQVENIRRFGELIGMAFQIKDDLFDYSEEAIGKPTGIDIKEQKMTLPLIHVLNTCTPKEKSWLINSIKNHNKDKKRVKEVIAFVKNNNGLAYAENKMIAFQQEALSLLDVYPESEYKKALVLMVNYVIERKK, from the coding sequence ATGAATGTTACTTCTCAAATAAAACAACCCATCTTTAATGAAATGGAACTTTTTGAAAAAAAGTTTCATGAATCGATGACTTCTCAAGTGGCGTTGTTGAATCGTATTACTTACTATATTGTTAACCGAAAAGGGAAGCAAATGCGTCCCATGTTTGTGTTTTTAACTGCCAAAATGGTTTCGGCAGGAGTAGTTAATGAACGAACCTATCGTGGCGCATCTGTCATCGAGTTAATTCATACGGCTACTTTAGTTCACGATGATGTTGTTGACGACAGTAACAGGCGAAGAGGTTTCTTTTCTATCAATGCACTTTGGAAAAATAAAATTGCTGTTTTAGTCGGTGATTATTTGCTTTCAAAAGGATTGTTGCTGTCAATTGATAATGGCGATTTTGATTTGCTTAAAATTATTTCGGTTGCCGTGCGTGAAATGAGTGAAGGAGAGTTGCTTCAAATAGAAAAGGCCAGAAGGCTTGATATAGTTGAAGAGGTTTATTATGAAATTATTCGCAAAAAAACAGCAACACTTATAGCGGCATGTTGCGCTCTCGGTGCCAAGTCGGTTATTGATGATGAAATTCAAGTGGAGAATATCCGAAGATTTGGTGAATTGATAGGTATGGCATTCCAAATCAAAGATGATTTATTTGATTATTCTGAGGAAGCCATCGGTAAACCTACGGGTATCGATATTAAGGAGCAAAAAATGACTTTGCCTTTAATTCATGTTTTGAATACGTGTACACCAAAAGAAAAAAGTTGGTTGATTAATTCTATTAAAAACCACAATAAAGACAAAAAAAGAGTCAAGGAAGTGATCGCCTTTGTGAAAAACAATAACGGTTTGGCGTATGCCGAAAACAAAATGATTGCTTTTCAACAAGAAGCGCTATCTCTTTTAGATGTTTACCCAGAATCTGAATACAAAAAAGCCTTAGTTTTGATGGTGAATTATGTCATTGAAAGAAAGAAATAA